One Oryza sativa Japonica Group chromosome 8, ASM3414082v1 DNA window includes the following coding sequences:
- the LOC4344834 gene encoding glucose-6-phosphate/phosphate translocator 2, chloroplastic, which yields MLPAVKLSPGPVAFAGTNLRSRSASVSSVSSLKPSKFVVSSLRPLYLAPLDGPRAAGQKAQRQPLEFRCAASAADDKESKTEVVPVRSEAAQKLKISIYFATWWALNVIFNIYNKKVLNAFPYPWLTSTLSLACGSAMMLVSWATRLVEAPKTDLDFWKVLFPVAVAHTIGHVAATVSMSKVAVSFTHIIKSAEPAFSVLVSRFLLGETFPVPVYLSLLPIIGGCALAAVTELNFNMVGFMGAMISNLAFVFRNIFSKRGMKGKSVSGMNYYACLSIMSLVILTPFAIAMEGPQMWAAGWQKALAEVGPNVVWWVAAQSVFYHLYNQVSYMSLDEISPLTFSIGNTMKRISVIVSSIIIFHTPVRPVNALGAAIAILGTFLYSQAKQ from the exons ATGCTACCTGCTGTGAAGCTCTCTCCTGGCCCTGTGGCCTTCGCTGGCACCAATCTACGGTCCAGATCAGCTTCGGTTTCATCTGTCTCAAGTCTCAAACCATCCAAATTTGTGGTCTCTTCACTCAGACCACTCTACCTTGCACCACTAGATGGCCCAAGAGCTGCTGGGCAAAAGGCTCAGAGGCAGCCACTTGAGTTCAGGTGTGCTGCTTCCGCAGCCGATGACAAGGAGTCTAAGACCGAGGTGGTGCCCGTCCGCTCGGAAGCTGCCCAGAAGCTGAAGATCTCCATCTATTTCGCGACATGGTGGGCGCTTAATGTGATCTTTAACATCTACAACAAGAAGGTTCTCAATGCTTTCCCATACCCCTGGCTCACTTCTACGCTCTCCCTTGCCTGCGGCTCTGCGATGATGCTTGTCTCATGGGCCACTCGCCTTGTTGAGGCCCCCAAGACTGACCTAGATTTCTGGAAAGTTCTTTTCCCG gTTGCTGTGGCTCATACAATTGGGCATGTTGCTGCGACAGTGAGTATGTCAAAAGTAGCAGtgtcattcacacacattaTCAAAAGTGCAGAGCCTGCATTCAGTGTTTTGGTATCAAGGTTCCTTCTTGGGGAGACGTTTCCGGTTCCTGtatatctttctcttcttccaATCATTGGTGGATGTGCTCTTGCTGCTGTCACAGAGCTGAACTTTAACATGGTTG GATTCATGGGTGCCATGATATCAAACCTTGCATTTGTTTTCCGCAACATCTTCTCAAAGAGGGGCATGAAGGGGAAATCTGTCAGTGGCATGAATTACTATGCCTGCCTGTCGATAATGTCCCTTGTCATACTCACACCATTCGCTATCGCTATGGAGGGCCCTCAAATGTGGGCTGCTGGTTGGCAAAAGGCTCTTGCGGAAGTTGGTCCCAATGTTGTCTG GTGGGTTGCTGCACAGAGCGTTTTCTACCACTTATACAACCAGGTGTCTTACATGTCTCTGGATGAGATTTCTCCATTGACATTTAGCATTGGCAATACGATGAAGCGTATATCTGTGATTGTTTCGTCAATCATTATCTTCCACACACCTGTCCGCCCTGTCAATGCACTAGGAGCTGCCATTGCCATCCTTGGCACATTCCTGTATTCTCAG GCAAAGCAGTGA
- the LOC107277927 gene encoding fatty acid desaturase 4, chloroplastic, protein MYAMTPRCHLPPPCRAASTTPATSTALSTPPPSRAGPDELRSTWAHRAWTLAGSAAVLSSLSTSATLAAADADANGAAAAFAAPLAAALAAYSLADLATGVYHWLVDNYGDADTPVLGPQIAAFQGHHRHPSTITRREPCNNLHALARAVALALPPAGAALAAAGAPASAHAFAAVFAACVVLSQQFHAWAHGNPRRLPPGVGAMQRAGVLVSRAQHGAHHRAPYDNNYCIVSGMWNATLDRHRVFEAMEMVVFLRTGVRPRSWDEPDAAWTEDYDDTAAVAGGDTSLDTQ, encoded by the coding sequence ATGTACGCCATGACGCCGCGCTGCCATctcccgccgccgtgccgcgcggcctccacgacgccggcgacgtcgacggcgctgagcacgccgccgccgtcacgcgCCGGCCCGGACGAGCTGCGCTCCACGTGGGCGCACCGCGCGTGGACGCTTGCCGGCTCGGCCGCCgtgctctcctccctctccacctccgccaccctcgctgccgccgacgccgacgccaacggcgcggcggccgccttcgccgcgccgctcgccgccgcgctggccgCCTACTCCCTCGCCGACCTCGCCACGGGCGTCTACCACTGGCTCGTCGACAACTACGGCGACGCCGACACCCCGGTGCTCGGCCCCCAGATCGCCGCGTTCCagggccaccaccgccacccctcCACCATCACGCGGCGGGAGCCGTGCAACAACCTGCACGCCCTGGCGCGCGCCGTCGCGCTCGCCctcccgcccgccggcgccgccctcgccgccgcgggcgcgccCGCGTCCGCGCACGCCTTCGCCGCCGTGTTCGCGGCGTGCGTGGTGCTGAGCCAGCAGTTCCACGCGTGGGCGCACGGCAACCCGCGACGGCTGCCCCCCGGCGTCGGGGCGATGCAGCGCGCCGGCGTGCTCGTGTCGCGCGCCCAGCACGGCGCGCACCACCGCGCGCCGTACGACAACAACTACTGCATCGTCAGCGGAATGTGGAACGCGACGCTGGACAGGCACCGCGTGTTCGAGGCGATGGAGatggtcgtcttcctccgcacCGGCGTCCGCCCGCGCTCGTGGGACGAGCCGGACGCCGCCTGGACGGAGGACTacgacgacaccgccgccgtcgccggcggtgacacTTCGTTGGATACACAGTGA
- the LOC4344836 gene encoding CRS2-associated factor 2, mitochondrial: MLLPRDLLLLPWRRATAAGEAIARRLNHHRAPPFSDPDDDPPFTRLAERPPRAPSKKKKKEEEDQGGRIRPPEPASSDLPFDFRYSYSETDPAWRPIGFREPTRFSPFGPGRLDRPWDGVAAAAARGEGAGAAATSREEVLGEPLAEEEVAQLVERYRHSDCSRQINLGKGGVTHNMIDDIHNHWKRAEAVRIKCLGVPTLDMDNICFHLEDKTGGKVIYRNINILILYRGRNYDPKQRPQIPLMLWKPLAPIYPRLVQNVADGLTFEKTKELRNTGLNSSPLMKLTRNGVYVNVVDRVREAFKTVEVVRLDCSHVGSSDCKKIGVKLRDLVPCVPLLFKDEQIILWRGKVKQENSVSLQFSPEPS, translated from the exons ATGCTTCTCCCtcgcgacctcctcctcctcccatggcggcgcgccaccgccgccggtgaggcCATCGCCCGCCGCCTCAACCACCACCGAGCCCCGCCCTTCTCCGATCCCGACGACGACCCGCCGTTCACGCGGCTCGCGGAGCGCCCGCCTCGAGCTCcctcgaagaagaagaagaaggaggaggaggaccagGGCGGCAGGATCAGGCCGCCGGAGCCGGCGAGCTCCGACCTGCCGTTCGACTTCCGGTACTCCTACTCGGAGACGGACCCGGCGTGGAGGCCCATCGGGTTCCGGGAGCCCACCCGGTTCTCGCCGTTCGGGCCCGGCCGGCTCGACCGGCCATGGGAcggcgtcgccgcggcggcggcgcgcggggagggtgcgggtgcggcggcgacgagcaggGAGGAGGTTCTTGGCGAGCcgctggcggaggaggaggtggcgcagCTCGTGGAGAGGTACCGGCACAGCGACTGCTCCCGGCAGATCAATTTGG GCAAAGGCGGAGTGACACACAATATGATTGATGACATCCACAATCACTGGAAACGTGCAGAAGCTGTTAGGATCAAATGCCTGGGAGTGCCAACTCTTGACATGGACAATATATGCTTCCATCTTGAG GATAAAACAGGTGGGAAAGTAATCTACCGTAACATAAACATCCTTATCCTATACCGTGGTCGGAATTATGATCCGAAACAGCGGCCTCAAATACCACTAATGTTGTGGAAGCCACTTGCTCCTATTTACCCTAGGCTTGTGCAAAATGTTGCTGATGGTTTGACTTTCGAGAAAACTAAAGAATTGAGGAATACGGGATTAAATTCTTCACCTCTTATGAAATTAA CTAGGAATGGTGTTTATGTCAATGTTGTTGATAGAGTGAGAGAGGCCTTCAAGACTGTGGAAGTTGTGAGGTTAGATTGCTCTCATGTTGGTAGCAGTGATTGCAAGAAAATCGGTGTGAAGCTAAGG GATTTGGTTCCATGTGTTCCCCTATTATTTAAAGACGAACAGATTATTCTCTGGAGAGGAAAGGTGAAACAGGAGAACTCTGTTTCACTTCAATTCAGTCCTGAACCATCATGA